The Benincasa hispida cultivar B227 chromosome 11, ASM972705v1, whole genome shotgun sequence genome has a segment encoding these proteins:
- the LOC120089734 gene encoding myb-related protein 2 isoform X2, whose translation MYHHQHRGKSIHSSERHMFLQGGNGPGDSGLVLSTDAKPRLKWTPDLHDRFVEAVNQLGGADKATPKTVMKIMGIPGLTLYHLKSHLQKYRLSKNLHGQANGGSGTNKTGTVGVSVDQRLAEANGAARTNNIVVAPQPSSQSNKSLQISETIQMQIEVQKRLHEQLEVQRHLQLRIEAQGKYLQTVLEKAQETLGRQNLGTVGLEAAKVQLSELVSKVSTQCLTAAFPELHHQNQNQSQTQSQRLCPQQSQPPDCSMDSCLTSCEGGSKDQQDQQVLLHNSHLALRPYADRGSSGVDHLHGLSMSIGLVQGEKGEGYNGYSPSEGQRFGSKRKEGVEKEKVVETGFRYRMDLNAGEDQLISNNDHGASTTCKMFDLNGFS comes from the exons atgtACCATCATCAACATAGAGGGAAGAGCATTCATTCATCAGAGAGGCATATGTTTCTACAAGGAGGGAATGGGCCTGGAGATTCAGGGCTTGTTCTTTCTACTGACGCTAAGCCTAGGCTTAAATGGACTCCTGATTTGCATGACCGTTTTGTTGAAGCTGTTAATCAGCTGGGAGGGGCTGACA AGGCCACCCCTAAAACAGTGATGAAAATCATGGGCATTCCTGGACTTACTTTATACCACTTGAAAAGCCATCTTCAG aAATACAGACTAAGCAAGAATTTGCATGGACAAGCAAATGGTGGAAGTGGAACAAATAAAACTG GAACGGTGGGTGTTTCTGTAGACCAGAGATTGGCAGAGGCAAATGGAGCAGCTCGCACTAACAATATAGTGGTCGCCCCACAGCCCTCCTCCCAATCCAACAA AAGCCTTCAAATAAGTGAAACAATACAGATGCAAATCGAAGTGCAGAAAAGGCTACACGAGCAACTCGAG gTACAAAGACATTTGCAACTGAGAATAGAAGCACAAGGGAAGTATCTCCAAACAGTATTGGAGAAAGCACAAGAAACACTAGGAAGACAAAACTTAGGGACAGTAGGACTTGAAGCTGCCAAAGTGCAGCTTTCAGAATTGGTCTCTAAAGTTTCCACTCAATGCCTAACCGCAGCATTTCCAGAGCTACACcaccaaaaccaaaaccaaagtCAAACCCAAAGCCAAAGGCTATGTCCTCAACAAAGCCAGCCCCCTGATTGTTCAATGGACAGTTGCTTGACCTCTTGCGAGGGCGGCTCCAAGGACCAACAAGACCAGCAAGTCTTGCTCCACAATAGCCACTTGGCACTCCGACCCTATGCGGACCGTGGCTCATCCGGTGTGGACCACCTTCATGGGCTGTCCATGAGCATTGGACTGGTGCAAGGGGAGAAGGGGGAAGGGTATAATGGGTATTCGCCATCGGAGGGACAGAGATTTGGGAGTAAAAGAAAGGAGGGAGTAGAAAAGGAGAAAGTGGTGGAGACGGGGTTTAGATATAGAATGGATTTGAATGCAGGAGAGGATCAACTAATTAGTAATAATGATCATGGGGCTTCTACTACTTGCAAGATGTTTGATCTTAATGGCTTTAGCTGA
- the LOC120089734 gene encoding myb-related protein 2 isoform X1 — protein MYHHQHRGKSIHSSERHMFLQGGNGPGDSGLVLSTDAKPRLKWTPDLHDRFVEAVNQLGGADKATPKTVMKIMGIPGLTLYHLKSHLQKYRLSKNLHGQANGGSGTNKTGMGWRVGTVGVSVDQRLAEANGAARTNNIVVAPQPSSQSNKSLQISETIQMQIEVQKRLHEQLEVQRHLQLRIEAQGKYLQTVLEKAQETLGRQNLGTVGLEAAKVQLSELVSKVSTQCLTAAFPELHHQNQNQSQTQSQRLCPQQSQPPDCSMDSCLTSCEGGSKDQQDQQVLLHNSHLALRPYADRGSSGVDHLHGLSMSIGLVQGEKGEGYNGYSPSEGQRFGSKRKEGVEKEKVVETGFRYRMDLNAGEDQLISNNDHGASTTCKMFDLNGFS, from the exons atgtACCATCATCAACATAGAGGGAAGAGCATTCATTCATCAGAGAGGCATATGTTTCTACAAGGAGGGAATGGGCCTGGAGATTCAGGGCTTGTTCTTTCTACTGACGCTAAGCCTAGGCTTAAATGGACTCCTGATTTGCATGACCGTTTTGTTGAAGCTGTTAATCAGCTGGGAGGGGCTGACA AGGCCACCCCTAAAACAGTGATGAAAATCATGGGCATTCCTGGACTTACTTTATACCACTTGAAAAGCCATCTTCAG aAATACAGACTAAGCAAGAATTTGCATGGACAAGCAAATGGTGGAAGTGGAACAAATAAAACTG GTATGGGTTGGCGTGTAGGAACGGTGGGTGTTTCTGTAGACCAGAGATTGGCAGAGGCAAATGGAGCAGCTCGCACTAACAATATAGTGGTCGCCCCACAGCCCTCCTCCCAATCCAACAA AAGCCTTCAAATAAGTGAAACAATACAGATGCAAATCGAAGTGCAGAAAAGGCTACACGAGCAACTCGAG gTACAAAGACATTTGCAACTGAGAATAGAAGCACAAGGGAAGTATCTCCAAACAGTATTGGAGAAAGCACAAGAAACACTAGGAAGACAAAACTTAGGGACAGTAGGACTTGAAGCTGCCAAAGTGCAGCTTTCAGAATTGGTCTCTAAAGTTTCCACTCAATGCCTAACCGCAGCATTTCCAGAGCTACACcaccaaaaccaaaaccaaagtCAAACCCAAAGCCAAAGGCTATGTCCTCAACAAAGCCAGCCCCCTGATTGTTCAATGGACAGTTGCTTGACCTCTTGCGAGGGCGGCTCCAAGGACCAACAAGACCAGCAAGTCTTGCTCCACAATAGCCACTTGGCACTCCGACCCTATGCGGACCGTGGCTCATCCGGTGTGGACCACCTTCATGGGCTGTCCATGAGCATTGGACTGGTGCAAGGGGAGAAGGGGGAAGGGTATAATGGGTATTCGCCATCGGAGGGACAGAGATTTGGGAGTAAAAGAAAGGAGGGAGTAGAAAAGGAGAAAGTGGTGGAGACGGGGTTTAGATATAGAATGGATTTGAATGCAGGAGAGGATCAACTAATTAGTAATAATGATCATGGGGCTTCTACTACTTGCAAGATGTTTGATCTTAATGGCTTTAGCTGA